In one Halosimplex halophilum genomic region, the following are encoded:
- a CDS encoding ABC transporter ATP-binding protein, which yields MAVLEIDNLQAKVAEDGGEQILRGVDLEVESGEIHALMGPNGSGKSTLAKIIAGHPAYEVTGGEVLLHIEEDEFEDIEVPEDMRTWDLLDLEPNERAALGIFLAFQYPAEIEGVTMVNFLRTALNAKLEEREELFEDEEEEEAEADDGGDTKEDAAGYDTSPMEGPADEGEVGVAEFQEILQEKMEQLDMDEKFANRYLNAGFSGGEKKQNEVLQAAILEPSIAVLDEIDSGLDIDRLQDVSTGINALRDEQGAGILQITHYQRILDYVEPDHVHVMLDGEIAKSGGAELAETLEDEGYDWVREEVYEAA from the coding sequence ATGGCTGTACTCGAAATAGACAACCTGCAGGCGAAAGTCGCAGAGGACGGCGGCGAGCAGATCCTCCGGGGCGTGGATCTGGAAGTCGAGTCGGGCGAGATCCACGCGCTGATGGGTCCCAACGGCTCGGGCAAGTCCACACTGGCGAAGATCATCGCGGGTCACCCGGCCTACGAGGTCACGGGCGGCGAGGTCCTGCTGCACATCGAGGAGGACGAGTTCGAGGACATCGAGGTCCCCGAGGACATGCGGACGTGGGACCTCCTCGACCTGGAGCCCAACGAGCGCGCGGCGCTGGGCATCTTCCTGGCCTTCCAGTACCCCGCCGAGATCGAGGGCGTGACGATGGTGAACTTCCTCCGGACGGCGCTGAACGCCAAGCTCGAGGAGCGCGAGGAGCTCTTCGAGGACGAAGAGGAGGAGGAAGCCGAGGCCGACGACGGCGGTGACACCAAGGAAGACGCCGCGGGCTACGACACCTCCCCGATGGAGGGGCCCGCCGACGAGGGCGAGGTCGGCGTCGCCGAGTTCCAGGAGATCCTCCAGGAGAAGATGGAGCAACTGGACATGGACGAGAAGTTCGCGAACCGCTATCTCAACGCGGGCTTCTCCGGCGGCGAGAAGAAGCAAAACGAGGTCCTCCAGGCCGCGATCCTCGAGCCGTCGATCGCCGTGCTCGACGAGATCGACTCCGGGCTGGACATCGACCGCCTGCAGGACGTCTCGACGGGCATCAACGCCCTGCGCGACGAGCAGGGCGCGGGCATCCTGCAGATCACCCACTACCAGCGCATCCTCGACTACGTCGAGCCGGACCACGTCCACGTGATGCTCGACGGCGAGATCGCGAAGTCGGGCGGCGCGGAGTTGGCCGAGACCCTCGAAGACGAGGGGTACGACTGGGTCCGCGAGGAAGTCTACGAGGCGGCGTGA